A stretch of the Thermodesulfobacteriota bacterium genome encodes the following:
- a CDS encoding ABC transporter permease: MSRKTVRGVLAYWLAGALLLCLSYGLPRLLPGDFVTATWGAADVPLAAEQAARLRAHYAGGDGLAAYGLDLLRGRWGTSFAFQQPVLTLIGDALPWTLVLVGSAHLLATLGGFVAGVEVAWRRGSRLEKAGVGAMAVLDGVPELVSGVLLLLVFALKLGWFPAAGAETAYAEFTGVRRLADLTHHLALPLATLVLAQFPGNFLLARGSMALVLGAPYVQTARAKGLPPLRVRYAHAARNALLPLVTRFGLRLAALVTGALVVETLFSYPGLGSLLFHAIGRRDLPLVQGIALCSSLLVLLVNLALELAYGRLDPLVTGGR, encoded by the coding sequence GTGAGCCGGAAAACGGTTCGAGGCGTCCTGGCCTACTGGCTGGCCGGCGCGCTGCTGCTCTGCTTGAGCTACGGACTGCCGCGCCTCTTGCCGGGGGATTTCGTCACCGCCACCTGGGGGGCCGCCGACGTGCCCCTGGCCGCCGAGCAGGCGGCCCGGCTCCGGGCCCACTACGCCGGGGGCGACGGCCTGGCCGCCTATGGGCTCGACCTCCTGCGGGGCCGCTGGGGCACCTCCTTCGCCTTCCAGCAGCCGGTCCTCACGCTGATTGGGGACGCCCTGCCTTGGACCCTGGTCCTGGTGGGCAGCGCCCACCTGCTGGCCACCCTGGGCGGCTTTGTGGCCGGGGTCGAGGTGGCGTGGCGGCGCGGTTCCCGGCTCGAGAAAGCCGGCGTCGGCGCCATGGCCGTGCTCGACGGCGTGCCGGAGCTGGTGAGCGGCGTATTGCTCCTCCTGGTCTTCGCCCTCAAGCTGGGGTGGTTCCCGGCCGCCGGGGCCGAGACCGCCTACGCCGAGTTCACCGGCGTCCGGCGGCTGGCCGACCTGACCCACCACCTGGCGCTGCCCCTGGCTACCCTGGTCCTGGCCCAGTTTCCCGGCAACTTCCTCCTCGCCCGGGGCAGCATGGCCCTGGTGCTCGGCGCGCCCTACGTGCAGACCGCCCGGGCCAAGGGGCTGCCGCCCCTGCGGGTGCGCTACGCCCACGCCGCCCGCAACGCCCTCTTGCCCCTGGTCACCCGCTTCGGTCTGCGCCTCGCCGCCCTGGTGACCGGAGCCCTGGTGGTGGAGACGCTCTTCTCCTACCCCGGGCTGGGCAGCCTGCTCTTCCACGCCATCGGCCGGCGGGACCTGCCCCTGGTCCAGGGGATCGCGCTCTGCTCGTCCCTGCTGGTGCTGCTGGTGAACCTGGCCCTGGAGCTGGCGTACGGCCGCCTCGACCCCCTGGTGACCGGTGGTCGGTAA
- a CDS encoding ABC transporter permease has translation MVGNSRRSLARDPWFGTAGLLALALLALAVLGPALTPHDPHDISFAPLSPPSAEHWLGTNDGGMDLASELVHGLRHTAWFGLLGGSTALVLGVGIGLAAAWFGGAVDAFCMRLADVLLAIPTVMLLILAAVLVRPTPTLLAVLLACLIWPTTAKGIRAQALVLRNRLHVRAAQQMGASGRYVIVRHLVPELFPLYLVSFVGKTRLAVTMEATLAFLGLFDPGHLSLGLMIRTGSQFYYLAGWWHWLLPPVACLTLLLLALTCLAVSLEQAFDPRLVGGWR, from the coding sequence GTGGTCGGTAACTCCCGCCGGTCCCTGGCCCGGGACCCCTGGTTTGGAACCGCCGGCCTGCTGGCCCTGGCCTTGCTGGCCCTGGCCGTGCTCGGCCCGGCGCTGACCCCCCACGACCCCCACGACATCTCCTTCGCGCCCTTGAGCCCGCCGTCCGCCGAGCACTGGCTCGGGACCAACGACGGGGGGATGGACCTCGCGTCCGAGCTCGTGCACGGCCTGCGCCACACGGCGTGGTTCGGCCTCCTGGGCGGGTCGACGGCCCTGGTGCTGGGGGTCGGGATCGGCCTCGCTGCAGCTTGGTTCGGCGGCGCCGTCGACGCCTTCTGCATGCGGCTGGCAGACGTCTTGCTGGCGATCCCGACCGTGATGCTGCTCATCCTGGCGGCGGTCTTGGTTCGACCCACGCCGACGCTCCTGGCGGTGCTGCTCGCGTGCCTGATCTGGCCGACCACCGCCAAGGGCATCCGGGCCCAGGCCCTGGTGCTGCGAAACCGCCTCCACGTGCGGGCGGCCCAGCAAATGGGTGCCTCGGGGCGCTACGTCATCGTCCGGCACCTTGTGCCGGAGCTCTTCCCCCTCTACCTGGTCAGCTTCGTCGGCAAGACCCGCCTGGCCGTGACCATGGAGGCGACCCTCGCCTTCCTCGGGCTGTTCGACCCGGGGCACCTGTCCCTGGGCCTCATGATCCGCACCGGGAGCCAGTTCTACTACCTCGCCGGGTGGTGGCACTGGCTGCTGCCGCCGGTGGCGTGCCTGACCCTGCTGCTGCTGGCCCTGACCTGCCTGGCGGTCAGCCTGGAGCAGGCGTTCGACCCGCGCCTTGTGGGTGGTTGGCGATGA